From a single Kitasatospora sp. NBC_00458 genomic region:
- a CDS encoding M48 family metallopeptidase, whose product MTDTTAKTPSRRRQRFPEISTRAWEHPADRSALVALRKLTGFDDVLRKLAGLVSERSIRLMFLATAVKTSERQFPELHGMVRDAAYVLDLEQVPDLYVTQDPAVNAFCIGIDTPIIVVTSGLVELLDEEELRSVIGHEVGHAMSGHAVYRTMLLILTNIAARIAWVPLGNLAIMAIVTALKEWFRKAELSSDRAGLLAGQDLQASMRALMKLAGGHNLAEMNVDAFLEQAEEYEKAGDLRDGVLKLLQVLPQSHPFAVVRVAQLKKWAEGEEYRSILAGAYPRRTDDSETSVGDQWKAAADHYTTTVKESKDPLMGLIRDVAGGAATVGGKLRDTFTGASRNGSNGSNGNGSNGDGS is encoded by the coding sequence ATGACCGACACGACCGCGAAGACCCCGAGCCGTCGCCGCCAGCGCTTCCCGGAGATCTCCACCCGGGCCTGGGAGCACCCGGCGGACCGCTCGGCGCTGGTCGCGCTGCGCAAGCTGACCGGCTTCGACGACGTGCTGAGGAAGCTCGCCGGCCTGGTGTCCGAGCGCTCGATCCGGCTGATGTTCCTGGCCACCGCCGTGAAGACCTCGGAGCGTCAGTTCCCCGAACTACACGGGATGGTCCGCGACGCCGCCTACGTGCTCGACCTGGAGCAGGTCCCGGACCTGTACGTCACCCAGGACCCGGCGGTCAACGCGTTCTGCATCGGCATCGACACGCCGATCATCGTGGTCACCAGCGGCCTGGTGGAGCTGCTGGACGAGGAGGAGCTCCGCTCGGTGATCGGCCACGAGGTCGGCCACGCGATGTCCGGGCACGCGGTCTACCGGACGATGCTGCTGATCCTCACCAACATCGCCGCCCGGATCGCCTGGGTGCCGCTCGGCAACCTGGCGATCATGGCGATCGTCACCGCGCTCAAGGAGTGGTTCCGCAAGGCCGAGCTCTCCAGCGACCGGGCCGGCCTGCTGGCCGGGCAGGACCTCCAGGCGTCCATGCGGGCCCTGATGAAGCTGGCCGGCGGCCACAACCTGGCCGAGATGAACGTCGACGCCTTCCTGGAGCAGGCCGAGGAGTACGAGAAGGCCGGGGACCTGCGCGACGGCGTGCTCAAGCTGCTCCAGGTGCTGCCGCAGAGCCACCCGTTCGCGGTGGTCCGGGTCGCCCAGCTGAAGAAGTGGGCGGAGGGCGAGGAGTACCGCTCGATCCTGGCCGGCGCCTACCCGCGCCGCACCGACGACTCCGAGACCTCGGTCGGCGACCAGTGGAAGGCCGCCGCCGACCACTACACGACCACGGTGAAGGAGAGCAAGGACCCGCTGATGGGCCTGATCCGCGACGTCGCGGGCGGCGCGGCCACCGTCGGCGGCAAGCTCCGCGACACCTTCACCGGGGCCTCCCGCAACGGAAGCAACGGCAGCAACGGCAACGGGAGCAACGGCGACGGCAGCTGA
- a CDS encoding SCO2583 family membrane protein: protein MGDPREPPEGAPEGGSGNDDEYRSVVFDESFVRAARIQELSARERLAGAYGRATRPKVRLGPLGTVPRQALALLLVILLAFAAAVYFGVSSPTRPTARPEGSQLTVSLVALSPASAVRAVADPASPFAGLPPGYSDGAIGLGTPAGSATGHFSRVEVTKALDTVQRYLVASSLAPATLVQGATSDVRAFVTPGEQAQFDASVAQPTDDRHHALTGWLVRFDPAQVALAADTVKVAGAMRIDEADTGTLQITTDHTFVYALKAAGAPSGAPVTLETVRRQLTFEFDRTDLASARLRLVDSVLQAGPAPCDGSLAGFVQPVLAGADGASPAAGSAASPPTAPPAVDPGNHARPAWQVCGVLAGS from the coding sequence ATGGGTGACCCGCGAGAGCCTCCTGAGGGTGCGCCCGAGGGCGGTTCCGGAAACGATGACGAGTACCGGTCCGTCGTCTTCGACGAGTCGTTCGTCCGGGCTGCCCGGATCCAGGAGCTGTCGGCGCGGGAGCGGCTGGCCGGCGCGTACGGCCGGGCCACCCGGCCCAAGGTCCGGCTCGGTCCGCTGGGCACCGTGCCCCGGCAGGCGCTCGCCCTGCTGCTGGTGATCCTGCTGGCCTTCGCGGCCGCCGTCTACTTCGGCGTCAGCTCGCCGACCCGCCCCACCGCCCGGCCCGAGGGCAGTCAACTGACCGTCAGCCTGGTGGCGTTGAGCCCGGCTTCGGCGGTCCGGGCGGTCGCCGACCCGGCCAGTCCGTTCGCCGGGCTGCCGCCCGGCTACAGCGACGGCGCGATCGGGCTCGGGACACCGGCCGGGAGCGCCACCGGGCACTTCTCGCGGGTCGAGGTGACCAAGGCGCTCGACACCGTCCAGCGCTACCTGGTCGCCTCCTCGCTCGCGCCCGCCACCCTGGTGCAGGGCGCGACCTCCGACGTGCGGGCCTTCGTCACCCCCGGCGAGCAGGCCCAGTTCGACGCCAGCGTGGCCCAGCCGACCGACGACCGGCACCACGCGCTGACCGGCTGGCTGGTCCGCTTCGACCCGGCGCAGGTCGCGCTGGCCGCCGACACCGTGAAGGTCGCGGGTGCGATGCGGATCGACGAGGCGGACACCGGGACGCTGCAGATCACCACCGACCACACCTTCGTCTACGCGCTGAAGGCGGCGGGGGCGCCGAGCGGGGCGCCGGTCACGCTGGAGACCGTGCGGCGGCAGCTGACCTTCGAGTTCGACCGGACCGACCTGGCCTCGGCGCGGCTGCGGCTGGTGGACTCGGTGCTGCAGGCCGGGCCGGCGCCGTGCGACGGCTCGCTGGCCGGCTTCGTCCAGCCGGTACTCGCGGGCGCGGACGGGGCCTCCCCGGCCGCCGGGTCGGCCGCTTCCCCGCCCACCGCGCCGCCGGCCGTCGATCCGGGCAACCACGCGCGGCCCGCGTGGCAGGTGTGCGGGGTGCTGGCGGGGAGCTGA
- a CDS encoding SCO2584 family spore wall biosynthesis protein: MAEDVGGLPYPDGADHGGADDEFATVVFDEAFVRSAAVHEPTAKERQLAAAEARFEPDAAGSAWGYEAPAGDGVPLELRPYPSGLDDDHRYPDPWTGPGRASGRKPRRWGRTGFDPLGARRGRYVAQQRWHRPVAWVLAVIMGVGLIAIAVAAVYQGVGGAGGAPRRPESGSSSPGNDPSPPAAEPSLVVTAPAG; this comes from the coding sequence GTGGCTGAGGATGTGGGGGGCTTGCCGTACCCCGACGGCGCCGACCACGGTGGTGCGGACGACGAGTTCGCCACCGTGGTCTTCGATGAGGCCTTCGTGCGGTCCGCCGCCGTGCACGAGCCGACGGCCAAGGAGCGGCAGCTCGCCGCTGCCGAGGCCCGGTTCGAGCCGGACGCGGCCGGTTCGGCCTGGGGCTACGAAGCCCCGGCCGGCGACGGGGTGCCGCTGGAGCTCCGCCCGTACCCGAGCGGACTCGACGACGACCACCGCTACCCCGACCCGTGGACCGGCCCCGGCCGGGCCTCCGGGCGGAAACCGCGCCGCTGGGGCCGGACCGGGTTCGACCCGCTCGGTGCCCGGCGCGGCCGTTACGTCGCCCAGCAGCGCTGGCACCGGCCGGTGGCCTGGGTGCTCGCTGTGATCATGGGCGTGGGCCTGATCGCGATCGCGGTCGCGGCCGTCTACCAGGGCGTGGGCGGTGCCGGTGGCGCCCCCAGGCGGCCCGAGTCCGGCAGCAGCAGCCCGGGGAACGACCCGTCGCCGCCGGCGGCCGAGCCGTCGCTGGTGGTCACCGCGCCCGCGGGCTGA
- a CDS encoding glutamate-5-semialdehyde dehydrogenase, producing MSSDPATADSPVLAVARRAREAAADLAPLPRRVKDAALQAIADALVARAGEITAANAEDVALARAAGTAESVIDRLTLTEERIAAIASDVRDVAGLPDPVGEVIRGYTLPNGLDVRQVRVPLGVVGIIYEARPNVTVDAAALCLKSGNAVLLRGSASAYRSNTALVAVLRDAVAGAGLPVDAVQLVPGESRDSVRELMRARGLVDVLIPRGGASLIRTVVEGSTVPVIETGTGNCHVYVDAQTDLAMAVGILLNSKAQRVSVCNSAETLLVHQDVADAFLPLALAALAGAGVTVHGDEAVLKAAEGSGATVLPATDEDWGAEYLSLDLAAAVVPSLDAAVAHIRRWSSGHTEAIVTTSQAAARRFTRLVDSTTVAVNASTRFTDGGEFGFGAEIGISTQKLHARGPMGLPELTSTKYIVTGDGHVRGEAAQTVGGAADAG from the coding sequence ATGAGCAGCGACCCCGCCACCGCCGACAGCCCCGTCCTCGCCGTAGCCCGCCGTGCCCGGGAGGCCGCCGCGGACCTCGCCCCACTGCCGCGCCGGGTGAAGGACGCCGCGCTGCAGGCGATCGCGGACGCCCTGGTGGCCCGCGCCGGCGAGATCACCGCGGCCAACGCCGAGGACGTCGCCCTCGCCCGGGCGGCCGGCACGGCCGAGTCGGTGATCGACCGGCTGACCCTCACCGAGGAGCGGATCGCCGCGATCGCCTCCGACGTCCGCGACGTGGCCGGCCTGCCGGACCCGGTCGGCGAGGTGATCCGCGGCTACACCCTGCCCAACGGCCTGGACGTGCGCCAGGTCCGGGTGCCGCTCGGGGTGGTCGGCATCATCTACGAGGCCCGTCCGAACGTCACCGTGGACGCCGCCGCGCTCTGCCTGAAGTCCGGCAACGCGGTGCTGCTGCGCGGTTCGGCCTCCGCCTACCGGTCCAACACCGCGCTGGTCGCCGTCCTGCGCGACGCCGTCGCCGGGGCGGGGCTGCCCGTCGACGCCGTCCAGCTGGTGCCGGGCGAGAGCCGGGACTCGGTCCGGGAGCTGATGCGCGCCCGCGGCCTGGTCGACGTGCTGATCCCGCGCGGCGGCGCCTCGCTGATCCGCACCGTCGTCGAGGGTTCGACCGTTCCGGTGATCGAGACCGGCACCGGCAACTGCCACGTCTACGTGGACGCGCAGACGGACCTCGCGATGGCCGTCGGGATCCTGCTCAACTCCAAGGCGCAGCGGGTCAGCGTCTGCAACTCGGCGGAGACCCTGCTGGTCCACCAGGACGTCGCCGACGCCTTCCTGCCGCTCGCCCTCGCGGCGCTCGCCGGGGCCGGGGTCACCGTGCACGGCGACGAGGCGGTCCTGAAGGCCGCGGAGGGTTCGGGCGCCACCGTGCTGCCCGCCACCGACGAGGACTGGGGGGCCGAGTACCTCTCCCTCGACCTGGCGGCCGCGGTGGTTCCCTCGCTGGACGCCGCCGTCGCGCACATCCGCCGCTGGTCCTCCGGCCACACCGAGGCGATCGTCACCACCTCGCAGGCCGCCGCCCGGCGGTTCACCCGGTTGGTCGACTCGACCACGGTGGCCGTCAACGCCTCCACCCGGTTCACCGACGGCGGCGAGTTCGGCTTCGGCGCCGAGATCGGCATCTCCACCCAGAAGCTGCACGCCCGCGGCCCGATGGGCCTGCCCGAGCTGACCAGCACCAAGTACATCGTCACTGGTGACGGGCACGTGCGGGGCGAGGCGGCGCAGACCGTGGGCGGCGCGGCCGACGCCGGCTGA
- the proB gene encoding glutamate 5-kinase: protein MSEDSLRAEVLTARRIVVKVGSSSLTTAAGGLDADRVDALVDAIAKVRARDDAPEVVLVSSGAIAAGLAPLGLERRPKDLARQQAAASVGQGLLVARYTASFARYGIRVGQVLLTAEDASRRAHYRNAYRTLDQLLAMGAMPVVNENDTVATAEIKFGDNDRLAALVAHLVRADLLVLLSDVDGLYDGDPSRPGTSRIAEVAGPHDLDGIEIGSAGKAGVGTGGMVTKVEAARIATGAGIPVVLTAASQAADALSGRPTGTLFLRTGSRSSDRMLWLAHASSPRGALHLDAGAVRAVVSGGASLLPAGVVKVDGEFAAGDPVDLLAENGHIVARGLVNFDARELPRLLGRSTRDLAQEFGAAYEREVVHRDDLVVLRG from the coding sequence ATGAGCGAGGACTCCCTGCGGGCGGAGGTGCTGACCGCACGCCGGATCGTCGTCAAGGTCGGCTCCTCCTCACTCACCACGGCGGCCGGCGGCCTCGACGCCGACCGCGTCGACGCCCTCGTCGACGCCATCGCCAAGGTGCGCGCCCGCGACGACGCCCCCGAGGTCGTCCTCGTCTCCTCCGGCGCCATCGCCGCGGGCCTCGCCCCGCTCGGCCTGGAACGCCGCCCCAAGGACCTCGCCCGCCAGCAGGCCGCCGCCAGCGTCGGCCAGGGCCTGCTGGTCGCCCGCTACACCGCCTCCTTCGCCCGCTACGGCATCCGGGTCGGCCAGGTGCTGCTGACCGCCGAGGACGCCAGCCGCCGCGCCCACTACCGCAACGCCTACCGGACCCTCGACCAGCTGCTGGCGATGGGCGCGATGCCGGTCGTCAACGAGAACGACACCGTCGCCACCGCCGAAATCAAGTTCGGTGACAACGACCGGCTGGCCGCCCTGGTCGCCCACCTGGTCCGGGCCGACCTGCTGGTCCTGCTCTCCGACGTGGACGGCCTCTACGACGGCGACCCCAGCCGCCCCGGCACCAGCCGGATCGCCGAGGTGGCCGGCCCGCACGACCTGGACGGCATCGAGATCGGCAGCGCCGGCAAGGCGGGCGTCGGCACCGGCGGCATGGTCACCAAGGTCGAGGCGGCCCGGATCGCCACCGGCGCCGGGATCCCCGTGGTGCTCACCGCCGCCAGCCAGGCCGCCGACGCGCTGTCCGGCCGCCCCACCGGCACCCTCTTCCTGCGCACCGGCAGCCGTTCCTCCGACCGGATGCTCTGGCTGGCCCACGCCAGCAGCCCGCGCGGAGCCCTGCACCTCGACGCCGGTGCCGTCCGCGCCGTCGTGTCCGGCGGAGCCTCCTTGCTTCCTGCCGGTGTCGTCAAGGTGGACGGCGAGTTCGCCGCGGGCGATCCGGTGGACCTTCTTGCCGAAAACGGCCACATCGTGGCGCGCGGACTGGTCAACTTTGATGCGAGGGAGTTGCCCCGCCTGCTCGGCCGGTCCACCCGAGACCTGGCCCAGGAGTTCGGCGCCGCCTACGAGCGGGAGGTCGTCCACCGCGACGACCTGGTCGTCCTGCGCGGCTGA
- the obgE gene encoding GTPase ObgE produces MTTFVDRVELHVAAGNGGHGCASVHREKFKPLGGPDGGNGGEGGSVILTVDAQVTTLLEYHHSPKRKATNGKPGAGGNRTGADGQDLVLSVPDGTVVLDRQGNVLADLVGHGTSFVAAQGGRGGLGNAALASARRKAPGFALLGEPGDARDIVMELKSVADVALVGYPSAGKSSLISVLSAAKPKIADYPFTTLIPNLGVVTAGETVYTIADVPGLIPGASQGRGLGLEFLRHVERCSVLVHVLDCATLEPGRDPLSDLETIEAELAEYGGLEDRPRLVALNKVDVPDGQDIADLTRASLEERGYRVFEVSAASRKGLRELSFALAQIVGEARAAKPIEESTRIVLRPAAVDDAGFTITEEDGAFRIRGVKPERWVRQTDFSNDEAVGYLADRLARLGIEEKLWKVGAQEGDTVIIGPEENAVVFDWEPTLAAGAEMLGRRGEDHRFENPRPAVDRRREKAKGRDAAESEFLAFEALSSGRQAAVEGDDEED; encoded by the coding sequence ATGACCACCTTCGTGGACCGCGTCGAGCTCCACGTCGCCGCGGGTAACGGGGGCCACGGCTGCGCCTCCGTGCACCGGGAGAAGTTCAAGCCGCTCGGCGGCCCGGACGGCGGCAACGGCGGCGAGGGCGGCAGCGTCATCCTCACCGTCGACGCGCAGGTGACCACCCTGCTGGAGTACCACCACTCGCCCAAGCGCAAGGCGACCAACGGCAAGCCCGGTGCCGGCGGCAACCGCACCGGTGCCGACGGGCAGGACCTCGTCCTCTCCGTGCCGGACGGCACCGTCGTGCTCGACCGGCAGGGCAACGTGCTCGCCGACCTGGTCGGCCACGGCACCAGCTTCGTCGCCGCCCAGGGCGGCCGCGGCGGCCTCGGCAACGCGGCCCTCGCCTCGGCGCGCCGCAAGGCCCCCGGCTTCGCGCTGCTCGGCGAGCCCGGTGACGCCCGTGACATCGTCATGGAGCTCAAGTCCGTCGCCGACGTGGCCCTGGTCGGCTACCCGAGCGCCGGCAAGTCCTCGCTGATCTCGGTGCTCTCCGCCGCCAAGCCGAAGATCGCGGACTACCCCTTCACCACCCTGATCCCCAACCTCGGTGTGGTCACCGCCGGCGAGACCGTCTACACCATCGCCGACGTGCCCGGGCTGATCCCCGGCGCCAGCCAGGGCAGGGGCCTCGGCCTGGAGTTCCTGCGGCACGTCGAGCGCTGCTCGGTGCTGGTGCACGTGCTCGACTGCGCCACCCTGGAGCCCGGCCGCGACCCGCTGAGCGACCTGGAGACCATCGAGGCCGAGCTGGCCGAGTACGGCGGTCTGGAGGACCGGCCGCGCCTGGTCGCGCTCAACAAGGTCGACGTGCCGGACGGCCAGGACATCGCCGACCTCACCCGCGCCTCGCTGGAGGAGCGCGGCTACCGGGTCTTCGAGGTCTCCGCGGCCTCCCGCAAGGGTCTGCGCGAGCTGAGCTTCGCGCTGGCCCAGATCGTCGGCGAGGCCCGCGCCGCCAAGCCGATCGAGGAGTCCACCCGGATCGTGCTGCGGCCGGCCGCCGTCGACGACGCGGGCTTCACCATCACCGAGGAGGACGGCGCCTTCCGCATCCGCGGCGTCAAGCCGGAGCGCTGGGTCCGCCAGACCGACTTCTCCAACGACGAGGCCGTCGGCTACCTCGCCGACCGGCTGGCCCGCCTCGGTATCGAGGAGAAGCTCTGGAAGGTCGGCGCCCAGGAGGGCGACACCGTCATCATCGGTCCCGAGGAGAACGCCGTCGTCTTCGACTGGGAGCCGACCCTGGCCGCCGGTGCGGAGATGCTCGGCCGCCGCGGTGAGGACCACCGCTTCGAGAACCCGCGCCCGGCGGTCGACCGCCGCCGCGAGAAGGCGAAGGGCCGGGACGCCGCCGAGTCCGAGTTCCTCGCCTTCGAGGCGCTCTCCAGCGGTCGTCAGGCCGCCGTCGAGGGCGACGACGAGGAAGACTGA
- the rpmA gene encoding 50S ribosomal protein L27, producing MAHKKGASSTRNGRDSNAQRLGVKRFGGQVVSAGEIIVRQRGTHFHPGAGVGRGGDDTLFALTAGAVQFGTRRGRKVVNIVATEA from the coding sequence ATGGCACACAAGAAGGGCGCAAGCTCTACCCGTAACGGCCGTGACTCGAACGCCCAGCGCCTCGGCGTCAAGCGCTTCGGCGGCCAGGTCGTCTCGGCCGGCGAGATCATCGTCCGCCAGCGCGGCACCCACTTCCACCCGGGTGCCGGTGTCGGCCGCGGTGGCGACGACACCCTGTTCGCGCTGACCGCCGGTGCTGTGCAGTTCGGCACCCGCCGCGGCCGCAAGGTCGTCAACATCGTGGCCACCGAGGCCTGA
- the rplU gene encoding 50S ribosomal protein L21 — MYAIVRAGGRQHKVAIGDVLEIDRIEAKPGDSVELSTILVVDGDDVTSDPWVLAGVKAHAEVVDQTKGDKIVILRYKNKTGYRRRQGHRQQHTAVRITSIDSVSK, encoded by the coding sequence ATGTACGCGATCGTTCGCGCAGGCGGCCGCCAGCACAAGGTCGCCATCGGCGACGTGCTGGAGATCGACCGTATCGAGGCCAAGCCGGGTGACTCGGTGGAGCTCTCCACCATCCTGGTCGTCGACGGTGACGATGTCACCTCCGACCCGTGGGTGCTGGCCGGCGTGAAGGCTCACGCCGAGGTGGTCGACCAGACCAAGGGCGACAAGATCGTCATCCTTCGCTACAAGAACAAGACCGGTTACCGTCGCCGCCAGGGTCACCGCCAGCAGCACACCGCTGTGCGGATCACGAGCATCGACTCCGTCAGCAAGTAA
- a CDS encoding Rne/Rng family ribonuclease, with protein sequence MLDNTDPQQSAATEQNDTAVTGGDGASAAPPRRRRRAVSRPAGTPQGAASAPAETVIPAEAEVKPAETPAAAETPVAEPVAEKPVRARRTRKRAEAPAGAPEATSIVVTAPDAGAAQAPAEEPAAKAAATVETAAEKPARARRTRKKAEAALVEVPAAEEAPVAQEPAAVEAAPVEEAPAAPARRARRRRVVEATPVVEAPVEEPVAEEPVAEEEPVVEEPAAEEAAPAPAPVVEPEPVTGRVRRRAVRPSTAIFQAPVFQEPAPYVAPPAAQPAAAAAQAEAPVEAAEAPEQREEEDEFEYSGVGRRRRTRTQVRVQAPSRQRRAAAEKPAAAKPVVERPVVEKPVAEKPVAEKRAAAVVVEPVEAPAVEAPVTGPEAEDEWEDGRPSRRRRRGGRRRRRGEAEETEAETTEAGKAADEALAAAEDEEDDEDDLAAGLSSSRRRRRRRRRSGEAGAVEAPETTEDGVRTVVKVREPRRRSSEPSFDPDEVQSIKGSTRLEAKKQRRREGRELGRRRVPIITEAEFLARRESVERVMVVRQNGQRTQIGVLEDGVLVEHYVNKEQATSYVGNVYLGKVQNVLPSMEAAFVDIGKGRNAVLYAGEVNFGALGGHGGPRRIESVLKSGQSVLVQVSKDPIGHKGARLTSQISLPGRYLVYVPEGSMTGISRKLPENERARLKQILKKIVPDDAGVIVRTAAEGASEEELTRDVQRLQQQWEDIQKRATSGNAPALLYGEPDMTVRVVRDIFNEDFTKVIVSGTEAWNTIHDYVSNVAPDLAGRLQRWTSEVDVFATYRIDEQLMKALDRKVWLPSGGSLVIDRTEAMIVIDVNTGKFVGQGGNLEETVTRNNIEAAEEIVRQLRLRDLGGIIVIDFIDMVLESNRDLVLRRLLECLGRDRTKHQVAEVTSLGLVQMTRKRVGQGLLESFSEPCVHCNGRGVIVHMEQPSSHSHGNGGAVAAVEAGSGKRRRRGKGGAAHEEPQAVEAAEALEAVEEFDIEPFEAPVREEIEGQLAIEVPGAEAPAEAEPVAEAAAEPVVEPAAQAPAPAAAPAGRTRRRAVRKATAPAGAPGGAEIVVLQAKAEAALESAFAAAEKPAEEAPVTEAAAAAEAAVEPAVEPAVTEEAAEAVAPEAPEETAPEGTVSEEPAEEAPAPKKRAARKTAAKKTTAAVKKTTTTAAKKTTARKTATKRTSAAAKKAAAAEGDTAAE encoded by the coding sequence ATGCTCGATAACACCGATCCGCAGCAGTCTGCGGCAACGGAACAGAACGACACCGCCGTGACCGGTGGCGACGGCGCGTCCGCCGCGCCGCCGCGCCGGCGCCGCCGCGCGGTGTCCCGCCCGGCCGGTACGCCGCAGGGCGCGGCCTCGGCGCCCGCCGAGACGGTCATCCCGGCCGAGGCCGAGGTGAAGCCGGCCGAGACGCCGGCCGCCGCCGAGACGCCCGTCGCCGAACCGGTGGCGGAGAAGCCGGTGCGCGCCCGCCGGACCCGCAAGCGGGCCGAGGCGCCCGCCGGGGCCCCGGAGGCCACCTCCATCGTCGTCACCGCGCCGGACGCCGGTGCGGCGCAGGCGCCCGCCGAGGAGCCGGCCGCGAAGGCCGCCGCGACGGTGGAGACCGCCGCCGAGAAGCCCGCGCGGGCCCGCCGGACCCGCAAGAAGGCCGAGGCCGCTCTGGTCGAGGTGCCGGCCGCCGAGGAGGCGCCCGTCGCCCAGGAGCCCGCCGCCGTCGAGGCCGCCCCGGTCGAGGAGGCGCCCGCCGCACCCGCCCGCCGCGCCCGCCGCCGCCGTGTGGTCGAGGCGACCCCGGTCGTCGAGGCCCCGGTCGAGGAGCCGGTCGCCGAGGAGCCGGTGGCCGAGGAGGAGCCGGTCGTCGAGGAGCCCGCGGCCGAGGAGGCCGCCCCGGCGCCCGCCCCGGTCGTCGAGCCCGAGCCGGTCACCGGCCGGGTGCGCCGCCGCGCGGTCCGCCCGTCCACCGCGATCTTCCAGGCCCCGGTCTTCCAGGAGCCGGCCCCCTACGTCGCCCCGCCCGCGGCGCAGCCCGCCGCGGCGGCCGCCCAGGCCGAGGCCCCGGTCGAGGCCGCCGAGGCGCCGGAGCAGCGCGAGGAGGAGGACGAGTTCGAGTACAGCGGAGTCGGCCGCCGCCGTCGCACCCGCACCCAGGTCCGGGTGCAGGCCCCGTCCCGGCAGCGGAGGGCCGCCGCGGAGAAGCCGGCCGCCGCGAAGCCGGTCGTCGAGCGGCCGGTCGTCGAGAAGCCCGTCGCGGAGAAGCCCGTCGCGGAGAAGCGCGCCGCCGCCGTCGTCGTCGAGCCGGTCGAGGCGCCCGCGGTCGAGGCCCCCGTCACCGGCCCCGAGGCCGAGGACGAGTGGGAGGACGGCCGTCCGTCGCGCCGCCGCCGCCGGGGTGGCCGTCGCCGCCGCCGCGGTGAGGCCGAGGAGACCGAGGCCGAGACCACGGAGGCCGGGAAGGCCGCCGACGAGGCGCTCGCCGCCGCCGAGGACGAGGAGGACGACGAGGACGACCTCGCCGCCGGCCTGTCCTCCTCCCGTCGCCGCCGTCGCCGTCGCCGCCGCAGCGGTGAGGCCGGTGCCGTCGAGGCCCCCGAGACCACCGAGGACGGCGTCCGCACGGTGGTGAAGGTGCGCGAGCCGCGCCGCCGCTCCAGCGAGCCGTCCTTCGACCCGGACGAGGTGCAGTCCATCAAGGGCTCCACCCGTCTGGAGGCCAAGAAGCAGCGCCGCCGTGAGGGCCGCGAGCTGGGCCGCCGCCGGGTGCCGATCATCACCGAGGCCGAGTTCCTGGCCCGCCGCGAGTCGGTCGAGCGCGTCATGGTGGTGCGCCAGAACGGCCAGCGGACCCAGATCGGCGTCCTGGAGGACGGCGTCCTGGTCGAGCACTACGTCAACAAGGAGCAGGCCACCTCGTACGTCGGCAACGTCTACCTGGGCAAGGTCCAGAACGTGCTGCCGTCGATGGAGGCCGCCTTCGTCGACATCGGCAAGGGCCGCAACGCGGTGCTGTACGCCGGTGAGGTCAACTTCGGCGCGCTGGGCGGCCACGGCGGCCCGCGCCGGATCGAGTCGGTGCTGAAGTCCGGCCAGTCCGTGCTGGTGCAGGTCTCCAAGGACCCGATCGGCCACAAGGGCGCCCGTCTGACCAGCCAGATCTCGCTGCCGGGCCGCTACCTGGTGTACGTGCCCGAGGGCTCGATGACCGGCATCTCCCGCAAGCTGCCGGAGAACGAGCGCGCCCGCCTGAAGCAGATCCTCAAGAAGATCGTCCCGGACGACGCGGGCGTCATCGTGCGCACCGCCGCCGAGGGCGCCTCCGAGGAGGAGCTGACCCGCGACGTCCAGCGGCTGCAGCAGCAGTGGGAGGACATCCAGAAGCGGGCCACCAGCGGCAACGCGCCGGCCCTGCTGTACGGCGAGCCGGACATGACCGTCCGGGTCGTCCGCGACATCTTCAACGAGGACTTCACCAAGGTCATCGTCTCCGGCACCGAGGCGTGGAACACCATCCACGACTACGTCTCCAATGTGGCGCCGGACCTCGCCGGCCGGCTCCAGCGGTGGACCTCCGAGGTGGACGTCTTCGCCACCTACCGGATCGACGAGCAGCTGATGAAGGCGCTGGACCGCAAGGTCTGGCTGCCCAGCGGCGGCTCGCTGGTGATCGACCGCACCGAAGCGATGATCGTCATCGACGTCAACACCGGGAAGTTCGTCGGCCAGGGCGGCAACCTGGAGGAGACGGTCACCCGGAACAACATCGAGGCGGCCGAGGAGATCGTGCGCCAGCTGCGGCTGCGCGACCTCGGCGGCATCATCGTGATCGACTTCATCGACATGGTCCTGGAGTCCAACCGGGACCTCGTGCTGCGCCGCCTGCTGGAGTGCCTGGGCCGGGACCGGACCAAGCACCAGGTGGCCGAGGTCACCTCGCTGGGTCTGGTGCAGATGACCCGCAAGCGGGTCGGCCAGGGCCTGCTGGAGTCGTTCTCCGAGCCGTGCGTGCACTGCAACGGCCGCGGCGTGATCGTCCACATGGAGCAGCCGAGCAGCCACTCCCACGGCAACGGCGGCGCCGTCGCCGCCGTGGAGGCGGGCAGCGGCAAGCGCCGCCGCCGGGGCAAGGGCGGTGCGGCCCACGAGGAGCCGCAGGCCGTCGAGGCCGCGGAGGCCCTGGAGGCCGTCGAGGAGTTCGACATCGAGCCCTTCGAGGCCCCGGTGCGCGAGGAGATCGAGGGCCAGCTGGCGATCGAGGTGCCGGGGGCCGAGGCTCCCGCCGAGGCCGAGCCGGTCGCCGAGGCCGCCGCGGAGCCCGTGGTGGAGCCGGCGGCGCAGGCCCCGGCGCCCGCCGCGGCGCCCGCCGGGCGTACCCGCCGCCGTGCGGTGCGCAAGGCGACGGCTCCGGCCGGGGCGCCGGGCGGGGCGGAGATCGTGGTGCTGCAGGCCAAGGCCGAGGCGGCGCTGGAGTCGGCCTTCGCGGCCGCCGAGAAGCCCGCCGAGGAGGCCCCGGTCACCGAGGCCGCCGCGGCCGCCGAGGCCGCCGTCGAGCCGGCGGTGGAGCCGGCCGTCACCGAGGAGGCCGCCGAGGCGGTCGCCCCGGAGGCGCCCGAGGAGACGGCCCCCGAGGGGACCGTGTCCGAGGAGCCCGCCGAGGAGGCGCCGGCGCCGAAGAAGCGGGCCGCCCGCAAGACCGCCGCGAAGAAGACCACCGCCGCCGTCAAGAAGACGACGACGACGGCGGCCAAGAAGACCACCGCCCGCAAGACCGCCACCAAGCGGACGAGCGCGGCGGCCAAGAAGGCGGCGGCCGCCGAGGGTGATACGGCGGCCGAGTAG